The Coccidioides posadasii str. Silveira chromosome 3, complete sequence genome contains a region encoding:
- a CDS encoding uncharacterized protein (EggNog:ENOG410PGP4~COG:O~MEROPS:MER0043985~BUSCO:5758at33183) has translation MASRRLASSLNGALRSRAALQAVRPAKRGFATPVSTAATTQSTTLSNGLTIATEYSPWAQTSTVGVWIDAGSRAETDKTNGTAHFLEHLAFKGTNRRTQHQLELEIENMGGHLNAYTSRENTVYYAKSFNADVPKAVDILSDILQNSKLEPAAIERERDVILREQEEVDKQLEEVVFDHLHATAFQNQPLGRTILGPKENIQSIQRQDLVDYIKTNYTADRMVLVGAGGIPHEQLVKLAEQHFGSIPSQPPTSAASAIAAEQKRLPDFIGSDVRIRDDTVPTAHIALAVEGVSWKDDDYFPALVTQAIVGNWDRAMGNSPYLGSKLSTFISHNNLANSFMSFSTSYSDTGLWGIYLVSENKTALDDLVHFTLREWSRLSFSVTPAEVERAKAQLKASILLSLDGTTAIAEDIGRQIVTTGRRMSPQDIERAVDKVTEKDVMDFAQRKLWDQDVAVSAYGSVEGMLDYQRIRNDMSRNAA, from the exons ATGGCATCTCGGCGACTAGCTTCTAGCCTCAACGGCGCTCTTCGGAGCCGTGCTGCTCTACAGGCTGTGAGACCGGCTAAACGAGGTTTTGCAACCCCGGTTTCCACAGCTGCCACAACGCAATCAACGACGCTTTCCAACGGCTTGACG ATCGCGACCGAGTATTCTCCGTGGGCTCAGACATCAACAGTCGGAGTTTGGATCGACGCTGGTAGCAGGGCGGAAACGGACAAAACTAATGGCACCGCGCATTTCCTTGAGCACCTTGCCTTCAAG GGAACCAACAGAAGAACCCAACACCAATTGGAGCTCGAGATTGAGAACATGGGAGGACATCTCAATGCCTACACTTCG CGCGAAAATACTGTCTATTACGCCAAATCCTTCAATGCCGATGTTCCGAAGGCCGTCGACATCCTATCCGATATTCTTCAAAACTCGAAATTAGAACCCGCCGCCATTGAACGGGAGAGGGATGTGATTTTGCGTGAACAGGAAGAAGTCGACAAACAGCTCGAGGAGGTTGTCTTCGATCATCTCCATGCCACCGCTTTCCAAAACCAGCCTCTTGGCCGGACCATCCTCGGACCGAAAGAGAACATTCAAAGCATCCAACGCCAGGATCTTGTTGACTACATCAAGACAAACTACACGGCTGATCGCATGGTGCTTGTGGGTGCTGGCGGTATCCCTCACGAGCAACTAGTGAAGCTTGCCGAGCAACACTTTGGCTCCATCCCGAGCCAACCCCCAACTTCGGCTGCATCCGCAATCGCAGCCGAGCAGAAGCGCCTTCCTGACTTCATCGGCTCCGATGTCAGAATCCGTGATGACACCGTACCAACCGCTCACATTGCTCTTGCGGTTGAGGGCGTTAGCTGGAAGGATGATGATTATTTCCCAGCTTTGGTCACGCAAGCCATCGTCGGGAACTGGGATCGAGCAATGGGTAACTCTCCGTACCTTGGCAGCAAATTGAGCACCTTCATCAGCCATAACAACCTTGCCAACAGCTTTATGAGCTTCTCCACAAGCTATAGCGACACTGG TCTTTGGGGTATCTACCTTGTGAGCGAGAATAAGACAGCTCTTGACGACCTCGTCCATTTCACACTCCGCGAATGGTCTCGACTATCCTTCAGCGTCACTCCCGCTGAGGTCGAGCGTGCTAAGGCCCAACTTAAAGCTTCAATTCTCCTCTCCCTCGATGGTACCACCGCCATCGCCGAAGATATTGGCCGCCAGATCGTCACTACCGGCCGCCGCATGTCTCCTCAGGACATCGAGCGTGCCGTTGACAAGGTCACTGAAAAGGACGTCATGGACTTCGCTCAGCGCAAGCTGTGGGATCAGGATGTTGCCGTCAGTGCTTACGGCAGCGTTGAAGGCATGTTGGACTACCAGAGAATCCGCAACGACATGAGCCGAAATGCGGCATGA
- a CDS encoding uncharacterized protein (EggNog:ENOG410ISF9~COG:U~TransMembrane:14 (i44-64o76-94i101-121o127-148i160-186o192-212i232-253o265-284i296-318o344-362i369-387o399-420i432-458o478-498i)): MDASDGTRPVSRSSYSNGSEEPLIGKVNDEGGFQYPRLSKIRSVLIIASLAGTNLSSSMSHGLITFANMNGSFRPSSVAALASGCCLLIAGALADLVGDRLINIIGTILLAISAFGSAMATSGFSMIGFRLVEGIGVSMCLPTGVSVITRSFPPGRRRNVGFGCLGLSQPLGFSLGMALEGVFATAPNGWRYGFYFCAGIGLGFAVSSILTLPKDYERPNFHWRRVLYDIDWIGALVASACLGIISYICAVLTEDISNLYQVKQIVLILIAMILIPVFVFWMDFQETRGKPVLIPNSLWSNTAFVAISIVVFMTWGVLQGSELFLSLFFQKIQHLSPLETSVNLLPNIFIGIVLNVTTGLIVHAIRVNYLIVLTATLAAVSPLLMAFVDPKWNYWTCAFWAVLLGPVSVDVVFTVAHLLITDIFAPSTHALAGAVFNTIAQLGTSVGLCVIAVVSAAVQHSSNYPKDSPDALMSGYRAAFWTCFAMMVTTVIICSVGLRNIRKLGATTTENWS; this comes from the exons ATGGATGCAAGTGATGGGACACGTCCGGTCTCCCGCTCCTCTTACTCCAATGGTTCCGAGGAGCCTCTTATCGGAAAGGTCAATGACGAAGGGGGCTTTCAATATCCGCGTCTCTCTAAAATTCGATCGGTTTTGATCATAGCAAGTTTGGCTGGGACAAACCTTTCCAGCAGTATGTCCCACGGCCTAATCACC TTTGCTAACATGAACGGATCATTTAGGCCATCGTCTGTCGCTGC CTTGGCGAGTGGATGCTGTTTACTTATTGCCGGAGCACTAGCAGACCTAGTTGGCGATCGACTTATCAATATTATCGGCACTATATTACTTGCTATTTCCGCTTTTGGGTCAGCAATGGCTACGTCAGGCTTTTCCATGATTGGCTTCCGCTTGGTCGAAGGCATCGGCGTTTCCATGTGTCTTCCAACCGGGGTTAGCGTGATTACTCGGTCGTTTCCACCGGGAAGACGACGGAACGTTGGGTTTGGATGCCTGGGCTTGTCCCAACCCCTCGGCTTTTCCCTGGGAATGGCCCTTGAAGGCGTATTCGCGACTGCTCCAAATGGCTGGCGATACGGGTTTTACTTCTGCGCGGGGATCGGGCTTGGTTTTGCCGTGTCCAGCATCTTAACTTTGCCAAAGGACTACGAGAGACCCAATTTCCACTGGCGCCGGGTCTTGTACGATATCGACTGGATTGGTGCTCTTGTTGCCAGTGCTTGTTTGGGTATCATATCTTATATCTGCGC TGTCCTCACGGAAGACATTTCAAACCTGTATCAGGTAAAGCAGATCGTGTTAATTCTCATCGCGATGATTTTGATACCTGTGTTTGTATTCTGGATGGATTTCCAAGAAACCCGTGGAAAGCCAGTTTTGATTCCAAATTCATTGTGGAGCAATACAGCGTTCGTCGCCATCTCAATAGTGGTGTTCATGACATGGGGCGTTCTTCAAGGGTCGGAACTCTTCCTAAGTCTATT CTTCCAGAAAATCCAGCATTTGTCTCCCCTGGAAACATCGGTAAATCTGCTCCCGAATATATTTATCGGTATAGTATTGAACGTCACTACTGGGTTGATAGTGCATGCTATCAGGGTCAATTACCTCATTGTTTTAACGGCTACGCTTGCCGCGGTTTCGCCATTGTTGATGGCCTTTGTTGACCCGAAATGGAATTACTGGACCTGTGCTTTTTGGGCTGTTCTTCTGGGACCGGTGTCCGTCGATG TGGTTTTTACTGTCGCGCACCTTCTTATTACCGATATATTTGCTCCTTCGACACATGCTCTGGCGGGGGCCGTTTTCAATACTATTGCGCAGCTCGGGACCTCAGTTGGACTGTGCGTGATCGCTGTCGTATCGGCGGCGGTGCAGCATTCTTCGAACTATCCCAAAGATTCTCCCGATGCACTAATGTCGGGATATAGAGCAGCATTCTGGACCTGCTTTGCAATGATGGTAACCACCGTTATCATCTGCTCTGTTGGATTGCGGAATATTCGTAAACTGGGTGCAACGACCACTGAAAATTGGAGTTGA
- a CDS encoding uncharacterized protein (EggNog:ENOG410PRHB~COG:K~BUSCO:16244at33183) has translation MILASSKPFPGPMPPSNSPPLLSMQPLGPASQTNTTESANQNSAATDKSSASPKLTSAGPPEREKPRLTEQEKKNNHIASEQKRRAAIREGFDRLTELVPGLAGQGRSEGMVLRKTVDFIRVKLQERQELIEEIEKRGGTVDGRARNIVENT, from the coding sequence ATGATACTCGCCTCCTCCAAACCCTTCCCTGGTCCCATGCCTCCCTCAAATTCACCCCCTTTATTATCCATGCAGCCTCTAGGACCCGCTTCCCAGACAAATACTACAGAGTCCGCGAATCAAAATAGCGCTGCCACCGACAAATCTTCTGCCTCCCCTAAACTCACTTCAGCGGGGCCTCCAGAGCGAGAAAAGCCTCGATTGACggaacaagagaagaaaaacaaccaTATTGCGTCCGAGCAGAAGCGTCGCGCGGCGATCCGCGAAGGCTTTGACAGACTTACGGAACTTGTTCCTGGCCTAGCCGGTCAAGGACGCAGCGAAGGCATGGTTCTGCGAAAGACCGTGGACTTTATTCGTGTCAAGCTCCAAGAGAGACAAGAGTTGATCGAAGAGATAGAGAAGAGAGGGGGAACGGTGGATGGTCGGGCACGCAATATAGTGGAAAACACTTGA
- the NOP1 gene encoding rRNA methyltransferase NOP1 (BUSCO:389034at4751~EggNog:ENOG410PIJ4~COG:A~BUSCO:12153at33183) — protein sequence MAFGGSRGGRGGPPHGGRGGPRGGGRGGARGGLGSRGGRGGGRGAPRGGRGGRGARGGGRGGKPGAKGGAKVIIEPHRHAGVFVARGGKEDLLVTKNLTPGEAVYGEKRISVEAPATVDGDNTTTKVEYRVWNPFRSKLAAGILGGLDEIYIKPGAKVLYLGAASGTSVSHVADIVGPTGTVYAVEFSHRSGRDLIGMATHRTNVIPIVDDARHPLRYRMLVGMVDAIFADVAQPDQARIVGLNAHLFLKAGGGILVSIKANCIDSTAKPEVVFAREVQKLREERIKPKEQLTLEPFERDHCIVVGVYRPS from the exons ATGGCTTTCGGAGGTTCGCGTGGTGGACGTGGAGGACCCCCCCATGGAGGCCGCGGAGGTCCTCGCGGAGGTGGACGAGGTGGTGCCAGAG GCGGATTAGGCTCTAGAGGTGGCCGTGGAGGTGGCCGTGGAGCTCCAAGAGGTGGCAGAGGCGGCAGGGGTGCTCGCGGTGGTGGTCGCGGTGGAAAGCCTGGTGCTAAGGGTGGTGCTAAGGTCATCATT GAACCCCATCGTCATGCCGGTGTCTTCGTTGCGAGAGGTGGTAAGGAGGATCTCTTGGTTACAAAGAACTTGACCCCCGGCGAAGCTGTCTATGGCGAGAAGCGCATCTCCGTCGAAGCTCCGGCCACAGTGGACGGCGACAACACCACGACTAAGGTCGAATACCGCGTGTGGAATCCTTTCCGTAGCAAGTTGGCTGCTGGTATTCTCGGTGGTCTGGACGAAATTTACATCAAACCTGGCGCCAAAGTTCTCTACCTCGGCGCTGCCAGCGGCACATCAGTCAGTCATGTTGCCGATATTGTTGGCCCTACTGGAACCGTATACGCCGTTGAGTTCTCTCACCGTTCAGGACGTGATTTGATCGGCATGGCCACCCACCGTACAAACGTCATTCCGATCGTCGACGATGCGAGACACCCACTCCGCTACAGAATGCTTGTTGGAATGGTAGATGCTATATTCGCCGACGTTGCGCAGCCCGATCAAGCCCGTATTGTTGGTCTGAACGCTCACTTGTTCTTGAAAGCTGGTGGCGGAATCCTTGTCAGTATCAAAGCCAACTGTATTGACAGCACGGCGAAGCCCGAAGTTGTTTTCGCCAGAGAAGTCCAGAAATTGAGAGAGGAGAGAATAAAACCAAAGGAACAACTGACACTCG AACCGTTTGAGCGTGATCACTGCATAGTCGTTGGCGTCTACAGACCATCTTGA
- a CDS encoding uncharacterized protein (EggNog:ENOG410PJWK~COG:M~BUSCO:10845at33183) → MSILITGAAGFIGQELTTALLKSAPSSTRLTITDVTTPIIPVSAQEHASQVKSVKADLTSRSAVDGLISKSAAYDVVYLVHGIMSSASEADFDLGMSVNFFATHYILDRLRHTMPGVKVVFTSTLAVHGPTAAGFIINERNLPQIPTSSYGTQKMVVELLINDYSRRGFIDGRSVRLPTVTVRAGKPTQAASSFASGIIREPLNGKRSILPVKRDTELWICSPYTVVENLILAKDIPKEAFGDSRSVNLPGVKVTVQEMLDVLEELAGKERRELVEENYDPAIDRIVSGWSPNFDTSWAKSLGFKEDMPFIHNVKRYIRDTS, encoded by the coding sequence ATGTCCATTCTTATTACTGGAGCGGCAGGTTTCATCGGTCAAGAGCTGACTACAGCGCTCCTCAAGTCTGCCCCTTCTTCCACCCGCCTTACGATAACTGATGTCACGACTCCCATTATACCAGTTTCTGCCCAGGAGCATGCATCGCAGGTCAAGTCGGTCAAGGCTGATCTCACCTCCCGTTCTGCTGTCGACGGGCTCATTTCGAAATCTGCAGCATACGATGTCGTCTACCTTGTCCATGGAATTATGTCAAGTGCATCTGAAGCTGATTTCGACCTGGGAATGTCAGTAAACTTCTTCGCAACGCATTATATCTTGGACCGGCTTCGTCACACCATGCCAGGCGTTAAAGTTGTTTTCACATCCACATTAGCTGTTCATGGCCCCACGGCTGCAGGCTTTATCATCAACGAGCGCAACCTACCGCAAATCCCGACATCATCGTACGGTACGCAAAAAATGGTAGTTGAGTTGCTAATCAATGATTACTCCCGGCGGGGTTTTATCGACGGGCGATCTGTCCGACTGCCTACTGTTACCGTTCGAGCGGGAAAACCAACCCAGGCAGCTAGTAGCTTTGCGAGCGGAATCATTCGCGAACCATTAAATGGgaagagaagtattttaCCTGTCAAACGCGATACGGAACTATGGATCTGTTCCCCATACACCGTTgtggagaatctgattctCGCAAAGGATATCCCCAAGGAAGCCTTTGGTGATTCCCGATCCGTCAATCTCCCGGGTGTAAAGGTAACAGTGCAGGAAATGCTGGATGTTTTGGAAGAGCTTGCCGGAAAGGAGCGAAGAGAACTGGTGGAGGAAAATTACGATCCGGCAATTGATAGAATAGTGTCAGGGTGGTCACCTAATTTTGATACTTCGTGGGCAAAGTCACTAGGATTCAAGGAGGATATGCCTTTTATACACAATGTGAAGAGGTATATAAGAGATACTTCCTAA
- a CDS encoding uncharacterized protein (SECRETED:SignalP(1-17)~EggNog:ENOG410PN9Z~COG:S) — translation MGRLMLILLALTLSVLSLPIDRPQDEAKFRSGVSKEIQNFPKRAELAPTPRCDLSHVKLPQSSEPFPDIPQGQKLLAVAVGRGTQNYTCESESGNTKPKGALATLFDASCIAANSPPRLRALVNTALTQQHHPEPISKTPMGEMPFLGRHFFSDDTTAVFDIGDLGSSLVRKEGTVDAPKTALKGVGGQMDGAVAWLWLKSIPASTGKAKTIYRVNTAGGMPPKNCAGQPKEMAVQYSSEYWFYG, via the exons ATGGGCCGTTTGATGTTGATTCTTCTGGCTCTCACCTTGTCAGTGCTTTCCCTACCTATCGACCGGCCCCAAGATGAAGCCAAATTCCGCTCTGGCGTTAGCAAAGAAATCCAAAATTTTCCAAAACGCGCCGAACTTGCCCCAACCCCACGATGCGACCTCTCTCATGTAAAGCTTCCACAGAGCTCTGAGCCTTTTCCAGATATCCCTCAAGGACAGAAGCTTCTTGCTGTGGCTGTTGGTCGAGGAACCCAG AATTACACATGCGAGTCTGAGTCCGGAAACACGAAGCCAAAGGGGGCTCTTGCAACCCTGTTCGACGCTTCTTGTATAGCGGCAAACTCTCCACCTCGTCTAAGGGCTCTTGTGAATACCGCTCTTACCCAGCAGCACCATCCAGAGCCCATTTCCAAGACCCCAATGGGCGAAATGCCGTTTCTGGGTCGCCATTTCTTCAGTGATGACACAACGGCAGTATTCGATATCGGCGACCTAGGCTCCTCACTAGTCAGAAAGGAGGGGACAGTTGATGCCCCTAAAACTGCGCTGAAAGGAGTGGGCGGCCAGATGGATGGTGCGGTCGCATGGTTATGGCTCAAATCAATCCCAGCGAGCACTGGCAAAGCAAAAACCATATATAGGGTGAATACTGCGGGAGGAATGCCCCCTAAAAATTGTGCAGGCCAGCCAAAGGAGATGGCAGTCCAGTACTCGAGCGAATACTGGTTCTATGGCTGA
- a CDS encoding uncharacterized protein (BUSCO:406403at4751~EggNog:ENOG410PJZR~COG:D~BUSCO:13332at33183) — translation MSEKKADLNPQPPAPSDPPPSYETAASSTGGPNANPIPLPRPPPLSLPVLNELRSKRVILASASPRRKQIISFLGLRNVEIIPSNTPEDFPKTLTPFEYVLQTATHKAITVYQQEVNNLEKGEPALILAADTIVVDISTGDILEKPRSEAHHISMLKLLRDVSDHKVYTAVAAIVPLESARDPGYALETVVEETKVRFDPDVTDELILAYVRTREGVDKAGGYGMQGLGSILVQRIEGSYDNVIGLPLRATLRLIEKAMAKAEDDDLLGDELSEEE, via the coding sequence ATGTCTGAGAAGAAAGCAGACTTGAATCCTCAGCCTCCCGCTCCCTCCGATCCTCCTCCATCCTACGAAACAGCCGCCTCAAGCACGGGCGGCCCAAACGCCAATCCCATACCACTCCCGCGCCCCCCACCGCTCTCGCTCCCCGTTCTCAACGAACTCCGCTCAAAAAGGGTAATCCTCGCCTCTGCTTCTCCCCGTCGCAAACAAATAATCTCCTTCCTCGGCCTACGCAATGTCGAAATCATCCCTTCCAACACACCAGAAGACTTCCCGAAAACTCTAACACCGTTCGAATATGTTCTCCAAACCGCTACTCACAAGGCCATCACGGTATATCAGCAAGAGGTGAACAATCTGGAGAAGGGTGAGCCGGCATTAATTCTCGCTGCCGATACGATCGTAGTAGACATATCAACAGGAGACATCCTGGAGAAGCCGCGCTCGGAGGCCCATCACATAAGTATGCTCAAGTTGCTGAGAGACGTGTCGGACCACAAGGTATACACTGCCGTCGCCGCGATCGTGCCACTGGAAAGTGCCCGCGATCCGGGATACGCTTTGGAGACGGTGGTGGAAGAGACGAAAGTCAGGTTTGATCCGGACGTTACAGATGAACTTATTCTCGCATACGTGAGGACGCGAGAAGGAGTGGACAAGGCAGGCGGCTATGGGATGCAGGGCCTAGGATCGATCTTGGTCCAAAGGATCGAAGGGAGCTATGATAATGTGATTGGGCTGCCGTTACGCGCTACCTTGAGGCTGATTGAAAAGGCTATGGCCAAGGCTGAGGATGATGATTTGCTGGGGGATGAGCTATCGGAGGAAGAATAG
- a CDS encoding uncharacterized protein (EggNog:ENOG410PGVS~COG:C~BUSCO:9001at33183) codes for MATENKALFYQKVPTEFPVPGEHLTIEKVPFDPEAPAPDGGLTLQTLYTSFDPYMRGGMRPAQVKSYRPAYEIGKPLPSISIVKVLKSNNDRFKPGDIAIGFMPIQQYIAAPAETVQALRLLDNPLGLDDLRYFLGALGMPGLTAYSSLMEIGRPKKGETIFISSAAGAVGQVVGQIAKHEGLRVVGSVGSDEKLNYIINDLGFDAGFNYKKEKPRDALQRLIPEGIDIYYENVGGEHLDAAIESMNDFGRIVTCGMISQYNVKPEDRYPIKNLFMVVTKRITMRGFIVSDPGMGDKWAKEHRERVSQWIKDGTFKPMIHETVGIDNAAEGLVGLFQGKNFGKAVLKL; via the coding sequence ATGGCTACGGAAAACAAGGCGTTGTTCTATCAGAAGGTCCCCACCGAGTTTCCTGTACCCGGTGAGCACTTGACGATTGAGAAAGTGCCGTTTGACCCTGAAGCTCCAGCTCCCGATGGCGGTCTTACCCTTCAAACGTTGTACACGAGCTTCGATCCATATATGCGGGGTGGCATGCGGCCGGCTCAAGTCAAATCCTACCGTCCGGCATACGAAATAGGAAAACCACTTCCTAGCATTTCGATCGTTAAGGTCCTAAAATCGAACAATGACAGGTTCAAACCAGGCGACATTGCAATAGGATTCATGCCCATCCAACAGTATATCGCTGCACCCGCAGAAACTGTCCAGGCCCTTAGGCTGCTGGATAACCCACTTGGGCTGGACGACCTCCGCTACTTCCTTGGCGCTCTGGGGATGCCCGGCCTCACCGCATATTCGTCCCTGATGGAGATTGGAAGGCCGAAGAAGGGAGAGACCATTTTTATTTCGTCTGCGGCCGGAGCCGTGGGCCAGGTCGTTGGTCAGATTGCGAAGCACGAAGGTCTCAGGGTCGTTGGAAGTGTTGGATCCGATGAAAAATTGAACTACATTATTAATGACCTTGGTTTTGACGCTGGATTCAATTATAAGAAGGAAAAGCCCCGTGACGCTCTGCAGCGACTGATCCCCGAAGGCATCGACATCTACTACGAGAACGTGGGTGGCGAGCATCTGGACGCGGCTATTGAGTCAATGAATGACTTTGGACGCATCGTTACCTGTGGAATGATTTCCCAGTATAACGTCAAGCCGGAGGACCGGTACCCgatcaagaatctttttATGGTAGTGACCAAGAGAATCACGATGCGCGGCTTCATTGTATCTGATCCCGGAATGGGAGACAAATGGGCCAAGGAGCACCGGGAGCGTGTCTCCCAATGGATCAAAGATGGCACCTTCAAACCTATGATCCATGAGACCGTTGGCATCGACAATGCTGCAGAGGGACTCGTGGGCTTGTTCCAGGGGAAGAATTTCGGCAAGGCTGTGTTGAAACTTTGA
- the SDH4 gene encoding membrane anchor subunit of succinate dehydrogenase, Sdh4 (EggNog:ENOG410PNQN~COG:C~BUSCO:14068at33183): MASIIRPSAPALRQTCFTFSGPTRRAAFYSTKSPLAALTTVKPVQVQKKDGSMKIAQFHASSKREILPPEPQVIKGTVNDAAPIPPTSPTHGSYHWDFERIIAISLIPLTITPFAAGSLNPVTDAILCGALVLHSHIGFQALIVDYLPQRRVPKTKAFCTWALRAATLTVAVGLYEFETNDVGVTEAIKRIWKA, encoded by the exons ATGGCTTCGATCATCCGCCCTTCAGCGCCAGCGCTGCGACAGACCTGCTTCACATTCTCCGGTCCCACACGACGGGCAGCGTTTTACTCCACAAAGTCACCTCTCGCGGCCCTAACGACCGTCAAGCCAGTGCAGGTCCAGAAGAAGGATGGCTCGATGAAGATTGCCCAGTTCCATGCTTCTAGCAAGAGAGAAATTTTACCTCCGGAGCCAC AGGTCATCAAAGGAACCG TCAACGATGCTGCGCCAATTCCCCCTACATCCCCCACCCACGGCAGCTACCACTGGGATTTCGAACG AATCATTGCTATCTCTCTTATCCCCTTGACCATCACCCCATTCGCTGCTGGATCTCTCAATCCAGTCACCGACGCCATCCTTTGCGGTGCTTTGGTACTTCATTCTCATATCGGTTTCCA GGCTTTGATTGTCGACTACCTTCCACAGCGCCGTGTGCCCAAGACAAAGGCCTTCTGCACTTGGGCCCTTCGCGCCGCCACATTGACTGTGGCCGTTGGTTTGTATGAGTTCGAGACGAATGATGTCGGTGTGACCGAAGCTATCAAGAGAATCTGGAAGGCATGA
- a CDS encoding uncharacterized protein (EggNog:ENOG410PNQZ~COG:S~BUSCO:12594at33183), with protein sequence MSRERPLRGGCSCGRNQYAIIVPPDSAEQAEVYFDTSSEHRRTQGAPLTAWLRVPLLWYQSFTRSYFPDETHAAIRRVFIPETAPHSRRVFCGFCGTPLTFWTEDPPEEADYMSVTVGSLSSEDQDILEDLDLLPRDPTNEDIANTSSSTSASPPTDPLQLRSREPQISVTRRAGAIYGIPWFEEMIQGSRLGRIGKHRRGFGASPDRSVQIEWEVTEWHDTTGGPTTQKHGSSPDRVTISSKRKSPEE encoded by the exons ATGAGTCGTGAAAGACCACTGAGAGGCGGTTGTTCATGTGGAAGAAATCAATATGCCATAATTGTACCTCCGGATTCTGCGGAGCAAGCCGAAGTTTACTTTGATACAAGTAGCGAGCACA GGCGGACCCAAGGGGCACCGCTAACAGCTTGGCTCCGCGTTCCCTTGCTGTGGTATCAGTCTTTTACAAGATCCTACTTCCCTGACGAAACCCATGCTGCTATTCGCCGCGTTTTCATCCCAGAGACCGCCCCACACAGCAGACGTGTCTTCTGTGGCTTCTGCGGCACTCCGTTGACTTTCTGGACCGAAGATCCACCAGAGGAGGCCGACTACATGTCTGTCACTGTCGGGAGTCTTTCAAGTGAGGATCAGGATATTCTTGAGGATTTGGACCTTCTCCCAAGGGATCCTACGAATGAAGATATTGCTAACACTAGCTCTTCTACATCCGCTTCTCCGCCTacggatcctcttcagcttcGGTCCAGGGAGCCTCAAATCTCAGTAACCCGTCGAGCGGGGGCCATTTATGGCATTCCTTGGTTTGAGGAAATGATTCAAGGAAGCCGTTTGGGCCGTATTGGTAAACATCGTCGGGGTTTCGGGGCTTCACCAGACAGATCGGTGCAGATCGAATGGGAGGTGACCGAATGGCATGACACAACTGGAGGTCCGACCACGCAAAAACATGGTTCAAGTCCAGATCGTGTAACGATCTCTTCTAAAAGAAAGAGCCCAGAG GAATAA